In Candidatus Woesearchaeota archaeon, the following are encoded in one genomic region:
- a CDS encoding winged helix-turn-helix transcriptional regulator, producing the protein MIKIDRKDRKILRCLDMNARLPLKRLAKEVGIGREVAEYRIKRLRKIGVISGAHTVFDVHVLGYQSFRLLLRLFHLPPKDKKNLMDYLVQHKNTWWVASVGGRWDVIINFIAEDAAAFNDIFEEIVTRYGEYLQQYELLTYIDIHDYPRKYIISDEKYGADETLFYHTMRPKQEIILDKVDFKIMSFISNNANANYTEIGEKIGLTRNAVKQRIFSLEKKKIILGYRLSYHPTTLGYNSYLLLLNINNLKKDREKMLLTYAEKSANIIFTVKHIGKYRITFECEVENERKFHDLLVDIRDKFNDIIIEFDFFPIFMDHKINYFPLE; encoded by the coding sequence ATGATTAAAATTGATAGAAAAGATAGAAAAATCCTGCGATGTCTCGATATGAATGCACGTTTGCCTTTGAAGAGATTAGCAAAAGAAGTAGGAATAGGCAGAGAAGTGGCAGAATACAGAATAAAACGTCTCAGGAAAATAGGAGTCATTAGTGGTGCACATACTGTATTCGATGTGCATGTGCTTGGATACCAATCATTTCGTCTTCTTCTAAGACTGTTTCATCTTCCTCCTAAAGATAAGAAAAATTTAATGGACTATCTTGTCCAACATAAGAATACGTGGTGGGTTGCGTCTGTTGGAGGGAGATGGGATGTTATTATCAATTTTATAGCAGAAGATGCAGCTGCTTTTAATGATATATTTGAGGAGATTGTAACAAGATATGGTGAATATTTACAACAATATGAATTATTAACATACATAGATATCCACGACTATCCTCGTAAATACATCATCTCTGATGAAAAGTATGGAGCTGATGAAACGCTTTTTTACCATACGATGAGACCAAAACAGGAGATCATTCTTGATAAAGTAGATTTTAAGATAATGAGTTTCATTTCTAATAATGCGAATGCAAATTATACAGAGATTGGGGAGAAAATTGGATTAACAAGAAATGCTGTAAAGCAAAGAATCTTTTCATTAGAGAAGAAGAAAATCATCTTAGGATATAGATTATCATATCATCCAACAACACTCGGCTATAACTCTTATCTTCTTCTTCTAAATATTAATAATCTTAAGAAAGATCGAGAAAAAATGTTATTAACCTATGCAGAAAAGAGTGCGAATATTATTTTTACTGTAAAACATATTGGAAAGTATAGAATTACATTTGAATGTGAAGTAGAAAATGAGCGTAAATTCCATGATCTATTAGTAGACATACGAGATAAATTTAATGATATTATTATTGAATTTGATTTTTTTCCAATATTTATGGATCATAAGATTAATTATTTTCCACTAGAATGA
- a CDS encoding DNA topoisomerase IV subunit A, whose amino-acid sequence MAGEKSGKDIIKQMQDIAVKIYNTILKKENPSVNIPLRSLNNVKYDEKEGYFELIGKEKERTLTASTAKTFAQTLRMMAMSKDLIKSDDIATKREAYYISKNWGDAKFLEQPESDNVMDDIEAMLMTNREQIGFVPEEKGGAVAGQLVVIDKDENGKELKIDCTKFGSGAYSVPVSVEHLRFETKAEFILAIETAGMFQRLVKHNYWKKANCILVSMGGVPTRACRRFIRRLADDKKLPVYVFTDGDPYGFFSIYRTLKVGSGNAAHINEYFCVPQAKFIGITPQDIIDYKLPTHPLKEVDKKKIKDVIKNDPFCIHSKEWQKALKQLADMGKRAEQQALAQHGLNFVISDYLPQKLKNQKTWLP is encoded by the coding sequence ATGGCGGGAGAGAAAAGCGGCAAAGACATCATAAAACAAATGCAAGATATTGCTGTAAAAATTTACAACACCATCCTCAAGAAAGAAAACCCTTCTGTCAACATTCCATTACGATCATTAAACAATGTTAAATACGACGAGAAAGAAGGCTATTTTGAATTGATTGGAAAAGAAAAAGAGCGAACACTCACTGCGTCAACAGCAAAAACATTCGCGCAGACATTGCGCATGATGGCAATGTCCAAAGATCTTATCAAAAGCGATGACATTGCGACAAAGAGAGAGGCGTATTACATCAGCAAAAACTGGGGAGACGCGAAGTTTTTAGAACAGCCAGAATCTGATAACGTCATGGACGACATTGAAGCAATGCTCATGACCAACAGAGAACAAATTGGGTTTGTTCCTGAAGAAAAAGGCGGCGCAGTTGCAGGACAACTCGTTGTTATTGACAAAGATGAAAATGGAAAAGAGTTGAAAATTGATTGTACTAAATTTGGTTCTGGCGCGTATTCTGTTCCTGTTTCTGTTGAACATTTACGATTTGAAACAAAAGCAGAGTTTATTCTCGCGATTGAGACAGCAGGTATGTTTCAGCGATTAGTCAAACACAATTATTGGAAAAAAGCAAACTGCATTTTGGTTTCGATGGGCGGCGTTCCAACGCGAGCATGCAGACGATTTATCAGGCGATTAGCAGATGATAAAAAATTACCAGTCTATGTGTTTACAGACGGCGATCCGTATGGATTTTTTAGTATTTATCGAACATTGAAAGTAGGATCTGGAAACGCAGCGCACATCAACGAATATTTCTGTGTTCCGCAGGCAAAGTTTATTGGCATTACACCGCAAGATATCATTGACTACAAATTACCAACACATCCGTTGAAAGAAGTCGACAAGAAAAAGATCAAGGATGTCATCAAAAATGATCCATTCTGTATTCATAGTAAAGAGTGGCAGAAAGCGTTGAAACAATTAGCGGATATGGGAAAACGTGCAGAACAGCAGGCGCTTGCGCAGCACGGGTTAAACTTCGTCATCAGCGATTATTTGCCGCAGAAACTGAAGAATCAGAAAACGTGGCTGCCGTAA
- a CDS encoding DNA topoisomerase VI subunit B, with translation MAQTTLGENTEDNKIKAVELAKAQREIGVAEFFAKNRHLLGFDNKRKALLTTIKEAVDNSLDACEEAEILPEIQVEIIEIADEKFRIIIEDNGPGIVKKQIPKIFAKLLYGSKFHQRRQSRGQQGIGISAAVMYAQLTTGKPAKILSKIAKDRPATYMELMLDTKTNNPLIKAEEEKDWPEKEHGTRIEMDIEGSYQKGDQSVDQYLKETAIVNPHTTIIYTNPKAEQIIFPRATEVKPRKAQEIKLHPYGVELGILLDMMHATETRTLQAFFTTEFSRVGPNTAKEICSNAAILPNMKPNEVSRETAEKIIAAIKKTKIIAPPTDCIVPIGEELLEKGLKKEVNAEFYAACSRPASVYRGNPFVIECAIAYGGDQPAEEPMTVLRFANKVPLLFQQGACAVTKSLIGTNWRSYGLSQSTGALPMAPITIVIHIASVWVPFTSESKEAIAHYPEIIKEVKLAVQECGRKLSSYIYKKKRIGEELKKRGYIEKYIPHIAEALKELVDNKDYQTENVETSLKEILERKRGEIEDIEADNQEFDESFANIGKKEKKPKKEGEEAEESTDEDTD, from the coding sequence ATGGCACAGACAACATTGGGAGAAAACACTGAAGACAACAAAATCAAAGCAGTGGAACTCGCAAAAGCGCAACGAGAGATCGGCGTCGCTGAATTCTTCGCGAAAAACAGACATCTTCTTGGCTTCGATAACAAAAGAAAAGCGCTTCTTACCACAATCAAAGAAGCAGTAGACAACTCCTTAGACGCGTGCGAAGAAGCGGAAATTCTTCCAGAAATCCAAGTAGAAATTATTGAAATCGCGGATGAAAAATTCAGAATTATTATTGAAGATAATGGTCCAGGCATTGTCAAGAAACAAATTCCAAAAATCTTCGCGAAACTCTTGTATGGAAGTAAGTTCCATCAACGAAGACAATCGAGAGGTCAGCAGGGTATAGGAATTAGCGCAGCAGTGATGTACGCGCAACTCACCACAGGAAAACCCGCAAAAATTCTCTCTAAAATCGCGAAAGACAGACCTGCAACATATATGGAATTAATGCTGGATACGAAAACAAATAATCCTCTAATAAAAGCGGAAGAAGAGAAAGACTGGCCAGAAAAAGAACATGGAACACGTATTGAAATGGACATTGAAGGAAGTTATCAAAAAGGAGACCAGTCTGTGGATCAGTATTTGAAAGAGACAGCAATCGTGAATCCACACACGACAATAATTTATACAAATCCAAAAGCAGAACAAATTATTTTCCCGAGAGCGACAGAAGTAAAACCGAGAAAAGCGCAGGAAATTAAGCTGCATCCGTATGGAGTAGAACTTGGAATATTACTAGATATGATGCACGCGACAGAAACCAGAACATTGCAGGCATTTTTTACCACAGAGTTCAGCAGAGTTGGTCCAAACACCGCAAAAGAAATTTGTTCCAACGCGGCAATATTGCCAAACATGAAACCAAATGAGGTTTCAAGAGAAACTGCGGAAAAAATAATTGCGGCAATAAAAAAGACAAAAATAATTGCGCCACCAACAGATTGCATTGTTCCGATTGGCGAAGAACTGCTCGAAAAAGGATTAAAAAAAGAAGTCAACGCGGAATTTTATGCGGCGTGCTCACGCCCAGCAAGTGTGTATAGGGGAAATCCGTTTGTCATCGAATGCGCGATTGCGTATGGCGGTGATCAGCCTGCGGAAGAGCCAATGACAGTGTTGCGATTCGCGAATAAAGTTCCATTATTATTTCAGCAAGGAGCGTGCGCAGTCACAAAATCATTGATTGGGACAAATTGGAGAAGTTATGGGTTATCGCAAAGTACTGGCGCGCTTCCAATGGCGCCGATCACGATTGTCATTCACATTGCGTCAGTTTGGGTTCCGTTTACCAGCGAGAGCAAAGAAGCGATCGCGCATTATCCTGAGATTATTAAAGAAGTAAAGCTCGCGGTGCAAGAATGTGGACGAAAACTCAGCAGTTATATTTACAAAAAGAAAAGAATTGGGGAAGAACTCAAAAAGCGAGGATATATTGAAAAATATATTCCGCATATTGCAGAAGCGCTCAAAGAACTTGTGGATAATAAAGATTATCAAACAGAAAATGTTGAGACCAGTTTGAAAGAAATACTTGAAAGAAAGCGAGGAGAAATTGAAGACATTGAAGCGGATAATCAAGAGTTTGATGAATCGTTTGCGAATATAGGAAAGAAAGAGAAGAAGCCAAAAAAAGAAGGCGAAGAAGCTGAAGAAAGCACTGATGAAGATACTGATTAG